One part of the Xylocopa sonorina isolate GNS202 chromosome 10, iyXylSono1_principal, whole genome shotgun sequence genome encodes these proteins:
- the LOC143428421 gene encoding pyridoxal phosphate homeostasis protein: MMKMAEVATNLKVVREKILIAAARRSSEDKHFEPRLVAVSKFKAVELIVEAYKAGQRHFGENYVNELVTKANDPIVLETCVDICWHFIGHLQRNKVNKLLSVSNLFVIETVDNEKLASALDTSWLKFRKHEDSRMKVMVQVNTSNEQEKDGCEVVHVCTIVKHIVDNCHNLEFIGLMTIGKFGYDIAEGPNPDFLCLKQCRERISKELLIDLNRIELSMGMSNDYEHAVELGSSNIRVGTAIFGERTKKNT; the protein is encoded by the exons ATGATGAAAATGGCGGAAGTAGCAACGAATTTAAAAGTAGTGCGGGAGAAGATTCTTATTGCTGCTGCTAGAAGATCATCA GAAGACAAACATTTTGAGCCACGCTTAGTAGCTGTGAGTAAATTTAAAGCAGTTGAACTAATTGTAGAAGCTTACAAAGCTGGCCAAAGACATTTTGGAGAAAATTATGTTAATGAGCTAGTAACAAAGGCAAATGATCCAATTGTTTTGGAAACATGCGTAGATATATGTTGGCATTTCATTGGTCATCTACAACGTAATAAAGTAAATAAACTTTTAAGTGTTTCAAATTTATTTGTCATTGAAACAGTAGACAATGAGAAACTTGCATCAGCATTGGATACTTCTTGGCTTAAATTCAGAAAACATGAAGACTCGAGGATGAAAGTAATGGTACAGGTCAATACTAGTAATGAACAAG AAAAGGATGGCTGTGAGGTTGTACATGTTTGTACCATTGTGAAGCATATTGTTGATAACTGTCACAACTTGGAATTCATAGGACTTATGACAATAGGAAAATTTGGATATGATATCGCTGAAGGACCAAATCCTGACTTCTTGTGCTTGAAACAATGCAGAGAACGAATTTCTAAAGAATTGTTAATCGATTTGAATAGAATAGAGCTATCAATGGGAATGTCGAATGATTATGAACATGCG gtGGAGTTAGGAAGTTCCAATATTAGGGTGGGTACTGCCATATTTGGAGAACGAACAAAAAAGAATACCTAA
- the Nd-23 gene encoding NADH dehydrogenase (ubiquinone) 23 kDa subunit, translated as MISLKIIQPGFKLFQNLPKTLNAPLRRTKYYSIYKDMETASLADVAVNRAFLLEIFRGIGITISQIFREPATINYPFEKGPLSPRFRGEHALRRYPSGEERCIACKLCEAICPAQAITIEAEERADGSRRTTRYDIDMTKCIYCGFCQEACPVDAIVEGPNFEFSTETHEELLYNKEKLLNNGDKWESEIASNIHADHLYR; from the exons ATGATATCTTTGAAAATTATACAACCAG GTttcaaattgtttcaaaatcttcCAAAAACATTAAATGCACCTTTACGTCGGACTAAATACTATTCTATTTACAAGGATATGGAAACTGCAAGTCTTGCCGATGTTGCAGTAAACAGAGCATTCCTTTTAGAAATTTTTCGTGGCATAGGAATCACAATATCTCAGATATTTAGAGAACCTGCAACAATAAATTATCCATTTGAGAAAGGCCCTTTAAGCCCTAGGTTTAGAGGAGAACATGCACTAAGGAG ATATCCTTCAGGCGAAGAAAGATGTATCGCATGTAAATTATGTGAAGCAATTTGTCCAGCACAAGCAATTACCATTGAAGCAGAAGAGAGAGCCGATGGATCTCGTCGAAcaacgagatacgatatagacATGACAAAATGCATATATTGTGGATTTTGTCAAGAAGCTTGCCCAGTGGATGCAATTGTAGAG GGTCCAAACTTCGAATTTTCGACGGAAACTCACGAAGAGTTATTATATAATAAGGAGAAGCTATTAAACAATGGAGATAAGTGGGAATCAGAAATCGCTAGCAACATTCATGCGGATCATTTGTATCGTTAG
- the LOC143428331 gene encoding beta-parvin-like isoform X1, producing the protein MASPRSKSPRPPISAKKDEKEESFWDKIGTLGRKKRIKEVQEVQEEGKYAIDSPGYAANPEMPPEEYELDENEERSMIEPKSLEDPKLKELILVLIDWINDELADQRIIVKDIVEDLYDGQVLQKLLEKLTGEKLDVPEVTQSEEGQKQKLTVVLSTANRVLDRYHSYKWNVESIHSKNIVAILHLLVGLARQFRAPVRLPERVAAQVVVVRKKDGQLIHKTIKEEITSTYDDLGMRCERDAFDTLFDHPADKLAVVKKSLISFVNKHLSKVHLEVTDLDTQFHDGVFLTLLLGLLEGFFVPLGSFHLTPRTHDQKVHNVSFAFDIMQDIGLPKPKARPEDIVNLDLKSTLRVLYNLFTKYKSMN; encoded by the exons ATGGCTTCTCCTCGTTCAAAATCACCGCGACCGCCTATATCCGCAAAAAAGGATGAAAAGGAAGAGAGTTTTTGGGACAAAATCGGCACGTTGGGTCGAAAAAAGCGCATTAAAGAAG TGCAAGAAGTACAAGAAGAGGGGAAGTATGCAATTGATTCACCAGGATATGCAGCTAATCCAGAAATGCCACCAGAGGAGTATGAATTAGATGAAAATGAGGAACGTTCAATGATAGAACCAAAATCTCTCGAAGATCCGAAACTCAAGGAGCTGATACTTGTTTTAATTGATTGGATCAATGATGAACTAGCTGATCAGCGGATTATTGTAAAAGATATTGTCGAAGATTTATATGATGGACAAGTATTACAGAAACTGTTAG AAAAGTTGACAGGAGAAAAATTAGATGTCCCTGAAGTGACTCAGTCAGAGGAAGGTCAGAAACAGAAGTTAACAGTTGTTTTGTCAACTGCTAATCGAGTCTTAGATCGTTATCATTCGTACAAGTGGAACGTAGAATCTATTCATTCCAAAAATATTGTTGCTATTTTGCATTTATTGGTTGGTTTGGCAAGGCAATTTCGAGCACCTGTTAGATTACCAGAAAGGGTAGCTGCACAAGTTGTAGTTGTACGGAAAAAGGATGGACAATTAATACATAAAACTATTAAAGAAGAAATTACATCAACGTACGATGATTTAGGAATGCGTTGCGAACGGGATGCTTTTGATACTCTTTTCGATCATCCAGCTGACAAATTAGCTGTTGTTAAAAAA TCATTGATTAGTTTTGTCAACAAACACTTAAGTAAGGTCCATTTAGAGGTCACAGATTTGGATACGCAATTTCACGATGGTGTTTTCTTAACGCTTCTTCTTGGACTTCTTGAAGGATTTTTTGTGCCATTAGGTAGTTTTCATTTGACACCTAGGACACACGATCAAAAAGTGCACAATGTTTCATTCGCATTTGATATTATGCAAGATATCGGTCTACCAAAACCTAAGGCACGTCCAGAGG ATATTGTAAATTTGGATTTAAAATCAACTCTGCGGGTGTTATATAATTTGTTTACAAAGTACAAAAGCATGAACTAA
- the LOC143428331 gene encoding beta-parvin-like isoform X2 has product MPPEEYELDENEERSMIEPKSLEDPKLKELILVLIDWINDELADQRIIVKDIVEDLYDGQVLQKLLEKLTGEKLDVPEVTQSEEGQKQKLTVVLSTANRVLDRYHSYKWNVESIHSKNIVAILHLLVGLARQFRAPVRLPERVAAQVVVVRKKDGQLIHKTIKEEITSTYDDLGMRCERDAFDTLFDHPADKLAVVKKSLISFVNKHLSKVHLEVTDLDTQFHDGVFLTLLLGLLEGFFVPLGSFHLTPRTHDQKVHNVSFAFDIMQDIGLPKPKARPEDIVNLDLKSTLRVLYNLFTKYKSMN; this is encoded by the exons ATGCCACCAGAGGAGTATGAATTAGATGAAAATGAGGAACGTTCAATGATAGAACCAAAATCTCTCGAAGATCCGAAACTCAAGGAGCTGATACTTGTTTTAATTGATTGGATCAATGATGAACTAGCTGATCAGCGGATTATTGTAAAAGATATTGTCGAAGATTTATATGATGGACAAGTATTACAGAAACTGTTAG AAAAGTTGACAGGAGAAAAATTAGATGTCCCTGAAGTGACTCAGTCAGAGGAAGGTCAGAAACAGAAGTTAACAGTTGTTTTGTCAACTGCTAATCGAGTCTTAGATCGTTATCATTCGTACAAGTGGAACGTAGAATCTATTCATTCCAAAAATATTGTTGCTATTTTGCATTTATTGGTTGGTTTGGCAAGGCAATTTCGAGCACCTGTTAGATTACCAGAAAGGGTAGCTGCACAAGTTGTAGTTGTACGGAAAAAGGATGGACAATTAATACATAAAACTATTAAAGAAGAAATTACATCAACGTACGATGATTTAGGAATGCGTTGCGAACGGGATGCTTTTGATACTCTTTTCGATCATCCAGCTGACAAATTAGCTGTTGTTAAAAAA TCATTGATTAGTTTTGTCAACAAACACTTAAGTAAGGTCCATTTAGAGGTCACAGATTTGGATACGCAATTTCACGATGGTGTTTTCTTAACGCTTCTTCTTGGACTTCTTGAAGGATTTTTTGTGCCATTAGGTAGTTTTCATTTGACACCTAGGACACACGATCAAAAAGTGCACAATGTTTCATTCGCATTTGATATTATGCAAGATATCGGTCTACCAAAACCTAAGGCACGTCCAGAGG ATATTGTAAATTTGGATTTAAAATCAACTCTGCGGGTGTTATATAATTTGTTTACAAAGTACAAAAGCATGAACTAA
- the Znt63c gene encoding solute carrier family 30 member 1 isoform X4 yields MGEFLGKWMSPKKWSKNTFGWARAEVLGALVNAVFLVALCFSITVEACKRFIEVEEIHEAKLLVAVGALGLLVNIIGLCLFHEHRSTHAHAHGISRSHNRLSTLVGTDDNENDETYRPSTPQVKRTHGHSHDASQMNMRGVFLHILSDALGSVIVIVSALIVWLTEWEYRFYIDPALSLLLVILILRSVWPLLQESALILLQTVPTHIQVDAIQQRLLENVDGVLAVHEFHVWQLAGDRIIASAHIRCRNLSEYMKIAEQVKEFFHNEGIHSTTIQPEFIDYHSNSEVKETPTEDCVLDCPKTDKPCNHATCCGPSKQGRETPSPGETPYMCRQRNSLARSTGSVGGAEQQEVNEMERGHLLSLPASHHSVQLPHSHVNTPVV; encoded by the exons ATGGGTGAATTTTTAGGCAAGTGG atgtcaccAAAGAAATGGTCTAAGAATACATTTGGTTGGGCCAGGGCTGAAGTTTTGGGTGCTCTGGTAAACGCCGTATTTTTAGTCGCATTGTGTTTCAGTATTACCGTGGAAGCATGTAAAAGATTCATTGAAGTAGAAGAAATACATGAAGCTAAATTACTTGTTGCAGTCGGAGCACTTGGCTTACTAGTGAATATTATTGGATTATGTCTGTTCCATG AACATAGAAGTACTCATGCACATGCACACGGTATATCTCGAAGTCATAACCGATTGAGTACATTAGTAGGAACGGATGATAACGAAAATGATGAAACTTATAGGCCATCGACACCACAAGTAAAAAGGACACATGGTCATTCACATGACGCGAGCCAAATGAATATGCGCGGTGTATTCCTTCATATACTATCAGATGCATTAGGATCTGTCATTGTGATAGTCTCCGCTTTAATTGTATGGCTGACAGAGTGGGAATACAG ATTTTACATTGATCCAGCTCTCTCACTTTTATTAGTTATTCTTATTCTAAGATCGGTATGGCCATTACTTCAAGAATCTGCACTGATTCTATTGCAGACTGTACCAACACATATTCAA GTTGATGCCATTCAGCAACGCCTACTAGAAAATGTCGATGGAGTTTTAGCTGTACACGAATTTCACGTGTGGCAATTAGCTGGTGATCGAATTATCGCTTCAGCGCACATAAGATGCAGAAATTTGTCAGAATACATGAAAATTGCAGAACAAGTGAAAGAATTTTTTCACAACGAGGGTATACATTCTACCACGATACAGCCAGAATTTATTGAT TACCATTCTAACAGTGAAGTTAAAGAAACACCAACGGAAGATTGTGTATTGGATTGTCCAAAGACTGATAAGCCTTGTAATCATGCAACATGTTGTGGACCTTCTAAACAG GGTCGTGAAACACCTTCGCCAGGAGAAACACCATACATGTGTAGACAACGTAATAGTTTAGCGCGTTCGACCGGTTCAGTGGGAGGAGCTGAACAACAAGAAGTAAATGAAATGGAACGCGGACATTTGTTATCACTGCCTGCCTCGCATCACTCCGTCCAACTTCCACATTCTCACGTTAATACTCCGGTTGTCTAA
- the Znt63c gene encoding solute carrier family 30 member 1 isoform X5 encodes MSPKKWSKNTFGWARAEVLGALVNAVFLVALCFSITVEACKRFIEVEEIHEAKLLVAVGALGLLVNIIGLCLFHEHRSTHAHAHGISRSHNRLSTLVGTDDNENDETYRPSTPQVKRTHGHSHDASQMNMRGVFLHILSDALGSVIVIVSALIVWLTEWEYRFYIDPALSLLLVILILRSVWPLLQESALILLQTVPTHIQVDAIQQRLLENVDGVLAVHEFHVWQLAGDRIIASAHIRCRNLSEYMKIAEQVKEFFHNEGIHSTTIQPEFIDYHSNSEVKETPTEDCVLDCPKTDKPCNHATCCGPSKQGRETPSPGETPYMCRQRNSLARSTGSVGGAEQQEVNEMERGHLLSLPASHHSVQLPHSHVNTPVV; translated from the exons atgtcaccAAAGAAATGGTCTAAGAATACATTTGGTTGGGCCAGGGCTGAAGTTTTGGGTGCTCTGGTAAACGCCGTATTTTTAGTCGCATTGTGTTTCAGTATTACCGTGGAAGCATGTAAAAGATTCATTGAAGTAGAAGAAATACATGAAGCTAAATTACTTGTTGCAGTCGGAGCACTTGGCTTACTAGTGAATATTATTGGATTATGTCTGTTCCATG AACATAGAAGTACTCATGCACATGCACACGGTATATCTCGAAGTCATAACCGATTGAGTACATTAGTAGGAACGGATGATAACGAAAATGATGAAACTTATAGGCCATCGACACCACAAGTAAAAAGGACACATGGTCATTCACATGACGCGAGCCAAATGAATATGCGCGGTGTATTCCTTCATATACTATCAGATGCATTAGGATCTGTCATTGTGATAGTCTCCGCTTTAATTGTATGGCTGACAGAGTGGGAATACAG ATTTTACATTGATCCAGCTCTCTCACTTTTATTAGTTATTCTTATTCTAAGATCGGTATGGCCATTACTTCAAGAATCTGCACTGATTCTATTGCAGACTGTACCAACACATATTCAA GTTGATGCCATTCAGCAACGCCTACTAGAAAATGTCGATGGAGTTTTAGCTGTACACGAATTTCACGTGTGGCAATTAGCTGGTGATCGAATTATCGCTTCAGCGCACATAAGATGCAGAAATTTGTCAGAATACATGAAAATTGCAGAACAAGTGAAAGAATTTTTTCACAACGAGGGTATACATTCTACCACGATACAGCCAGAATTTATTGAT TACCATTCTAACAGTGAAGTTAAAGAAACACCAACGGAAGATTGTGTATTGGATTGTCCAAAGACTGATAAGCCTTGTAATCATGCAACATGTTGTGGACCTTCTAAACAG GGTCGTGAAACACCTTCGCCAGGAGAAACACCATACATGTGTAGACAACGTAATAGTTTAGCGCGTTCGACCGGTTCAGTGGGAGGAGCTGAACAACAAGAAGTAAATGAAATGGAACGCGGACATTTGTTATCACTGCCTGCCTCGCATCACTCCGTCCAACTTCCACATTCTCACGTTAATACTCCGGTTGTCTAA